The DNA segment AACGCTCATCTGCGTTCCGGGTTCCCCGATCGACTGGGCGGAGACGGTCCCGACCGGATCCAGTGGGTCGACGCGCGTGTCGACGTACCTGGATTCGACTGCGGAGGCAATCTCCTCAACGGCGTCGAGGTCCATCCCGCCGCGGTCGTCGATCGTCTCGTAGAGTTCGTTCTTCAGGCGGCGCGGCAGATCCGTGTCCTCGACGAGAACTTCGACGTCCTCGTCGACGTACTCGAATCGATCCGTAGCGTGGTATTGTGTTTCGCTCATCAGTCATCACCCTCCGCGAGCCACCAGTCGTCGGCGTGCTCCGAGAGGTTGGTCGGTCGCTTCTCGGTGCCAAGGAACTGCTGTTTTTCCGTCTCGTCTTCGAACTCTTCGTCGAGGATCCGGTCGGTGATGTCCTCGACGTCGACGGCAGCTTCTTCCTCCGCGGAGGAGACGTCGACGGGCGAGGTGCCGTCCTCGCCGAACTCGAACTGGACGATCGTGTCCGACGTATCCCGGACGGTGCCGTCGTACTGCGTCTCCAGTTCGGAGAGGGCGTTAATCAGGCGTCGCTGCAGGTAGCCGGACTTGGAGGTACGAACGGCGGTGTCGACCAGGCCCTCGCGGCCACCCATCGCGTGGAAGAAGAACTCCTTGGGTTCCAGCCCCTCGCGATAGGAGTGTTCGACGAACCCGTGGGCGTCCGCGCTGAGGTCGTTCGGCCGGTAATGTGAGAGCGTGCGGTCCTCGTAGCCGCGGTTGATCCGCTCGCCCCGAACCGCCTGCTGGCCGACCGCGCCGGCCATCTGGGTGAGGTTCAGCATCGACCCACGCGCCCCCGAGTCGGCCATGATGACCGCGGGGTTGTCGTCGGCGAAGTGATCCTCGGCGATGTCACCCGCGGAGTCGCGGGCCTTGCCGAGCGTCTGCATGATCTTCATCTCGAGGGTCTCGTCGACCGTGCGACCCGGCAGGGATTCGAGTTCGCCCCGTTCGTAGGTCTCGATGAGTTCCTGGACGCGCTCGTAGGCGTTCTCGATGGCCTCGTCGACCTGTTCCTGGGCCTCCGGCGGGATCGACTCGTCGTCGATCCCGATCGAGAACCCGAAGTGCATGATCGTTCGGATCGCAAGCGTCCCGATCTCGTTGATGAAGATCCGGGCACGGGTCTTGTCGTACTGTTTTGCGATCGTGTCGACGATCTCCCCGCCGAAGGCGCCGACCGCGTCCTCGTCGATCGTGCCTTCGAGGTGCTGGCCGTCCTCGATGAGAACGGTATCACCCGCACTGGAGGTGAACTCCAGGTCGAGCCCGTCCGGCAGCAGCTCCGAGAAGATCGAGCGGCCGGTCCAGTAGGGCGTGCCGTCTTCCTCACCGTCGGGTTCGGGCAGCGTGTCGACGCTGGTCGCCCGCAGCAGATCCAGCGCTTGGGTCTCGTTGAAATGGGGGTTCTCGTGAGTTAGCAGGTACGTCGCGGAGATGTGGTCCTGGATGGCTCCGAGGATGTTCTCCCCGAAGCGCGGACTGAGCATCTGCTCCTGGACGCGCATCAGCACGCGTGCCTCCGCACGGGCCTCCTCGTTCTGGAGGGCGTGCATGTTCATCTCGTCGCCGTCGAAGTCCGCGTTGTACGGCGGGCAGACGACGGTGTTCAGCCGGAAGGTCTTGTACGGCATCACGACCACTTCGTGGGCCATGATGGACATCCGGTGCAGCGACGGCTGGCGGTTGAAGATCACGATGTCGCCGTCGACGAGGTGTCGGGAGACCTCCCAGCCGGCCTCGACCTTCTCGGCGAGTTCCTCGCAGTTCTTCTCGGTCACTTTCAGCCGGCGATCGTCCGGTCGGCGGACGTAGTTCGCGCCCGGATGGCTCTCCGGACCGTTTCGGACGTACCGTCGCGCCTCTTCGAGGTTGCGCTCGGTGACGTTCATCGTCTGGGTCATCTCCGTGGCGACCCGGTCCGGGACCCCGACCTCGTTCAGACTAAGGGTCGGGTCCGGCGAGATGACCGTCCGCGCGGAGAAGTTGACACGCTTCCCGGACAGCGACCCGCGGAAGCGACCTTCCTTGCCTTTCAGGCGTTGAGAGAGGGTCTTGAGCGGCCGACCCGAGCGGTGTCGAGCCGGTGGCGTCCCGCTGATCTCGTTGTCCATGAAGGTGGTGACGTGGTACTGCAGCAGTTCCCAGAGGTCCTCGATGATCAGCTGGGGCGCGCCGGCCTCGCGGTTCTCCATGAACCGCTGGTTGATCCGGATGATGTCCACCAGCTTGTGGGTGAGGTCGTCCTCGCTACGCTGGCCGTTGTCCAGCGTGATCGACGGTCGTGCCGTGACCGGCGGGACCGGCAGCACAGTCAGGATCATCCACTCCGGCCGGGACTTCTCGGCGTCGATCCCCAGCACTTTCAGGTCCTCGTCCGGGATGTCCTCGAACCAGTCCCGGATGTCGCTGGGCATCAGCTTGTCCATGTCCTCCTCGGTCAGATCGACATCCAGGGCCTTCTCGATGGCCCGGCGGTCCTCCTCTCGGGGGCGGAACTCCCCGGAGAGGATGTCCTGGATCCGGCTGTCGTCGATTCCGGTTTCCTCAGCGAGCTCGTGTGGCGCAATCGGCTCCTCGTCCTCCTCGTCGGGCTCCATCGCGGCGGCGATTAGCTGGGGATACTCCGAGGAGAGCACCTGCTTGACCTCGTAGTAGGTCGTGGGTTTCTCGTGGTTGATGTCGTACTGGACCGCGCCACAGTGGGGACAGTAGTCCTTCTTGCGGGCCTGGCGGATCGCGGCCTTGGTGACGTCGTTGAGATCGTCGCCGAGCTCGCGCGTCCGGTCGAGGCGGTCGCGGAACTCCTGGCGTTCGTTCTCGTCGAGGGTGAGCCGCGAGCACTCACGGCAGGTTCCGCGCAGCAGCCGGCGAATGAGCTTCGAGAAGCCGACGTGGATCACGGGGGCGGCCAGCTCGATGTGGCCGAAGTGGCCGTTGCACGATCCGCTGTGCTTGCCGCAGGTCTTACATTCCAGCCCGGGGTCGATCACGCCCAGACGCGGGTCCATCAACCCCATGTCGATGGGGAACCCGTCGTCGTCGTAGGTGTCGGCCGTGATGACCTTGGTCGCGCTCATATCCCGATACTCCTCGGGGTCCATCAGCCCGAAGCTGAGACTTCCGATCGATTTTGGTGCGTGGCCTGACATTGTTAGACTGCGTCCTCCAGTTCGATCCGCGGTGCGATGCCCAGCGCCTTCATCTCGTCCAGCAGCAACTTGAACGCGTAGCTCATCTCGATCTCGTGGACATCCGTCTCCTCACCGCAGTTCGGACAGTAGACCCGGCGCTGGTCGACGTTCTCGACGGCGGCCATCCCACACTCAGCACAGATTGGGATGAACTCCCGGTCGGACTCATCGAGCAGCCGTTCCTTGAGGGTCATCGCTGCCCCGTGACCGATGAAGACGTCCCGTTCCATCTCCCCGATCCGGAGCCCGCCTTCCCGGGCACGACCCTCGGTGGGCTGGCGGGTCAGCACCTGCACCGGGCCGCGCGAGCGAGCGTGAATCTTGTTCGAGACCATGTGGTAGAGCTTCTGGTAGAAGATATCCCCGACGAAGATGTCGGCCTCGATCTTCTCGCCGGTAACACCGGAGTACATGGTTTCCTTGCCGCTGGAGTCGAATCCGTGTTCCTCCAGCGAGTCGCGCAGTTCCTCCTCGTCTTCGCCGGTGAAGGCGGTGCCGTCGACCCGGCGACCTTCCAGCGCGCCGACCTTCCCTCCGATCATCTCGAGGATGTGTCCGACCGTCATCCGCGAGGGCAGCGCGTGGGGATTGAGGATGAGATCCGGCACGACGCCCTCCTCGGTGAAGGGCATGTCCTCCTGGGGTGCGATGTGACCGACGACGCCCTTCTGGCCGTGTCGGGACGCGAACTTGTCCCCCAGTTCGGGGATCCGTTCGTCCCGGACTTTGACCTTCGAGAGCTTCGAACCGTCCTCGCCTTCCATCAGCGTGACGGTGTCGACGATGCCGGACTCGCCCGAGCGCATCGTCACCGACGTTTCGCGGCGCTTCTGCGGGGAGAGCCCACCCATGTCGTCCGGTTCTTCGAGGAACCGCGGCGGTGAGGTCTTCCCGAGGAGGACCGCGTTCTCGTCGACGCGGGTCTCGGGGTTGACCAGTCCGTCTTCGTCTAGATGGGTGTACGCGTCCTCGCCGCGAGCACCGCGGACTTCGTCATCCGGGATCTCGAAGCGATCCTCCTGGCCGCCGGGGTAGCGCCGTTCCTCGCCTTCGTAGGTCCGGAAGAAATGCGAGCGAGCGAGTGCCCGCTCGACGCTGCCCTTGTTCATGACCAGCGCGTCCTCGATGTTGAACCCCTCGTAGGACATGACGGCGACGACGAAGTTCTGTGCGGCGGGCCGGTCGTCGTAGCCGATCTGTTCGGTCGTCTGGGTCTTGACCATCGACAGCTGCGGGTAGTGCAGCAGGTGCTGGCGGGTATCGGGTCGGACCCGGTAGTTCGCGCTCGGCAGCCCGAGGGACTGCTTGATCATCCCTGACCCCATCGTAATCCGGGGACTGGCGTTGTGCTCGGGGTAGGGGATCATCCCCGCGCCGATCCCGAAGATGAGCTGGGGATCGACTTCGAGGTGCGTGTGATCCTCGGTGAGTTCCTCGCGTTCGACAGCGACGAGGATGTCCTCCTCTTCCTCGGCGTCGATGAACTCGATGTAGCCGCGATCGACCAGGTCCTGGAAGTCGATCTCGTCCGCTTCGAGAAGTTCGACTTCCCGCTCGGTCAACAGCGGTTCGCCGTCCTCGACGACGATCAGCGGTCGTCGTGCCCGGCCGGCGTCGGCGTTGACGATGACCTCGTCGGTGCGGTCTTTGACCGAGACGTTGACCATCTCGCTGACCTCACCGCGGCGGCGGGCCTGGCGGATCTGTTCGGCGAGCTGTTCGGGGTCGGGATGCGTGCCGACCAGACTTCCGTTGACGTAGACTTTCGCGTCGCGTCCCTGACTCATATTAATCGTCCGCGGGCTGTGTTTCGATGCTCTCGATGCCGGGGATGCCCTGAACTCCCATATCGGCGAGCGACTGTTTCAGATTCTGTTCGTTTTCGACGTTCTGGCTCAGCTCCATCGCCTGCGCGAAGTTCTTCACGAGCCCACAGTTCGGACCCTCCGGCGTCTCGGAGGGACAGATACGACCCCACTGGGTGGCGTGCAGGTCCCGCGCTTCGAAGTGTGGCTGGCTGCGACTGAGTGGCGAGCGAAGCCGCCGGAGGTGAGAGAGAACGCCCATGAAGTCCGTCCGATCGACGAGCTGGCTCACACCGGAGCGGCCACCGACCCAGTTGCCGGTCGCGAGTGGGTGCTCCAGTCGCTCCGTGAGAACGTCCGATCGGACGACCGTCGAAACCGAAAGCTGACGGTTGCGCATGTTGGCGCGTTCGAGCTGGTATTTCACGTCGCGCGCCAGCTTGTTCAGCGCCGTCCGGAAGAGGTCCCGCATGAGGTCGCCGGAAACCTTCAGGCGCTTGTTGGCGTAGTGGTCCTTGTCGTCGGACTCTCGCCGATCCAGCGCCAGCTCGAAGCAGGCCTCGGCCATCCGACAGAGGTAGTAGGCCTTGTTGATCCGGACTTCCTCCTCGTCGATGCCGTCCTCGTGAAGGTGCGGCAGGAGATAGCGATCGATGACGTAGTTGGCACGTTTGAGCTGGTAGTTTTTGCCCTGGCCCGAGGCGACCCGTTTCCCGAGCTTCTCGATGGCCTCCTCGGTCGTCTGGACGTCGGCGGCCTCCAGGTTCTCCAGCATGAACTTCACGATCTCGGGGTCGTCGCTGACGCGGTGGACGATCTCCTCGTCGGATTCCAACCCGAGCGCACGTACGAGCGTGACGAAGTCGACCGAGCCCGAGACCGAGGGGAACGACACTTCCAGCAATCCGTCGCGGGTGCGTTCGGTCAACACCAGCGCGCGATAGCCCCGGCGCTGTGAGAAGGTCTTTGCGACCTGGACCTCGTCGCCGTACTTGCTGTCGTATTCTGCGAGGATCTTGTTCGGGGCGAGGTCCTCGCTGGTCATCAGCACTCGCTCGGACCCGTTGACGATGAAGTAGCCACCGGGGTCGGCGGGGTCCTCGCCAATGTCGATTAGTTCCTCGTCGGAGAAGCCGGCGATGTTACACTTCTCGGACCCGACCATGATCGGCATGCGACCGATCTTGGTCTCGGTCTGGTCGACGACCCGCTCTTCCTCTTCCTCGCCGCCCTTGACGATAGCCATCTCCATGAAGACCGGCGCGGAGTAGGTGATGTTCCGCAACCTGGCTTCCTGGGGGTACAGCAGTTCCTCGCTACCGTCGGCCTCACGAACCCGGGGCGTGACGACGCGGACGTCGCCCAGTTCGACCCAGACGGGCTCCTGGCCTTCCTTGTCCCCGATATCGGTTTCGATGGTCGCCTTCTCGTCGACGACCTCCTGCATCCCCCGTTCGAGGAAGGCGTTGAACGAGCGGAAGTGGTGTTCGGCGAGGCGATCCTTCGAGAAGTATTCCCGTGAAATGGTTCGGCGTTGTTCTGTATCCATGCTTACTCGATTACGAGTCGATAGACGACCGCTCGGTCTGTGGTTCGCGAATCGCGCTCGACCTTGATCACGTCGCCAACCCCGGCGTCATCCGGCAGCCCGGGATCGGTTCGTTTGATCTTCGGCAGATCAGTCTTTTTGATGTCGTACTCTGCGAGCACGTCCTCGAGTTCGTCGCTGTCGAGGACGGTGTGGTCCGGGACGAGTTCGTGTTGGCTTACATCTACCATGTGTGGTGTGGGTTGACCGACTAGAGAAGGCTGTTCGAGATACTACAGCTACCTATTGGCGGCATCCATTTAACCCTTGCCAAAACCGCCTGCAACAGCTATCGACGACCCCGCGAACGGTACCCGTGTGTACGAGGACCACTATCAAAGGTGTTGGGGTCCGAGCCGCCGTGGCCGCGCCACGTCCGCCCCGGGCCGATCGCATCGCCCCGATTGCCTCTTCCACGATGATTATTCATAAGGGATTCGAACAGCCGGGTATGGACACGCGGAGCTGGCGTGACGCGGAACGGGAGCACACAGACGCGGTGGTCGGGCGGGACACGCTCGCGGAGATGTTCGAAGGGGCGGCCGATCGCAACGCGGCGCAGGACGCGCAGCTGTACAAGACGGGCTGTTACGAGCGGACGCTGCCGGCGACCGAGACGCCGGGTTCGGAGTCCGGTCGCTACCGGGCGCTGACGTACGCGGAGATGCGCGAGAGCGTCCGCCATCTGGCGGCGGGGTTTCGCGAACTCGGGGTAGGCAGCGACGATCGGGTCGGCATCTTCGCGAACACGCGCATGGAGTGGGCCCAGACCGATTTCGCGCTGCTCGCGGCTGGCGGTGTCGTCACGACCGTCTATACCGAGTCCTCGCCACAGCAGGTCGGGTTCCTGCTGGGCGATCCCGATGCGATCGGGGTCGTCGTCGAAAACGGCGACCTGCTCGATCGCGTGCTGGAGGTCGAAGACGACCTCGACTTGGAGTTCATCGTCGCTATGGACGAGATCTACGGTCACGGCGACCGCGAGGACATCTACACGCTGGGCGAGGTCGCACGCCTCGGCGCGGACGCGTTCGAGGAGTCCGCCTATCGGGGCTGGCTGGGAGAGCGCGACCCCGGGGACCTGGCGACGCTGATCTACACCTCTGGGACGACGGGCACGCCCAAAGGCGTGAAACTCACCCACTGGAACCTCCGGTCGAACGTCAACCAGACCCGCAAGCGGATCGGGCCACGCCCCGACAAGCCCGAGGATGTCCCCACTCTGGATAGCGGTACGCGGACGATCTCGTTTCTCCCGCTGGCGCACGTCTTCGAGCGGACCGCGGGCCACTTCCTCATGTTCGCCACTGGCGCGACTGTCGGGTACGCCGAGAGCCCGGACACCATTCCGGAGGACATCAACAAGATCCGGCCACAGACCGGGACGAGCGTCCCGCGGATCTACGAACGGATCTTCGGCCGGATGCGGGACACGGCCGGCGAGACGGCGACCAAGCAGCGGATCTTCGAGTGGGCAGTCGACGTGGCCCGAGCCTATGCCCGGGCGGATCCGCCGGGACCGTTGCTTCGGGCCAAACATCGGCTGGCGGACTATCTGGTCTACGAGAGCGTCCGGAGCCGGCTCGGTGGCAACGTCGAGTTCATGGTCAGCGGCGGTGGGAGCCTCGGTACCGAACTGGCCGAGCTGTTCCTCGGGATGGGACTTCCGATCCTGGAGGGGTACGGTCTGACTGAAACGTCGCCGGTCGTGTCCGTCAACCCACCTGAGGACGTCCGACCCGGGACGCTCGGACCGCCGGTCGTCGACGTGGAGACGCGTCTCGACACGGAACTGGTCACCGACGAGGAGTTTCCGGACGCCGAGGGCGAAGTCGGAGAGCTACAGGTCAAGGGCCCGAACGTCTATCCCGGGTACTGGGAGCTTCCCGAGGACACAGAGCGCGTGTTCACCGACGACGGCTGGTTCCGGACTGGCGACATCGTCGAGCAGACCGCTGATGGGTATCTGATCTATCGCGACCGGATGAAACAGATCCTCGTGCTCGATACGGGCAAGAACGTCGCCCCGGGCCGGATCGAAAACGAGTTCGCCACCAGCGAACGGGTCGAACAGATCATGGCCGTCGGCGACGGCCAGAAGTTCGTCAGTGCGCTCATCGCGCCGAACTTCGAGCGACTCGAACGCTGGGCTGAGCGGGAGGGGATCGACCTGCCGGACGATCGCACGCGGCTCTGTCAGGACGAGCGCGTCCGCCAGTGGATCGGCGAAGAAGTCGAACGGGTCAACGAGAACCTCGAACCGGTCGAGCAGGTCAAACAGTTCCGACTCACGCCGGAGGAGTGGACGCCCGACAACGAGCTGTTGACGCCCTCGCTGAAGAAAAAGCGCCGGACGATCCTCCAGCGGTTCAACAACCAGGTCGAGGATATCTACGAGGAGTAGTTCCCTCATCGAGACCTACGACGAGGGGCCATCGAAGTGCATGTTGGGGTCGACTATTGGCTCGGGGTACTCGACCCTGAGTTCGACACCGTAGCGCGCCTGTTCGTCGGCGTCCATCCGCCAGGGCTCGTGGGCGTACCGGGGTGGGAGATCCGCTAACTCGGGCACCCAGTGACGGACGTACTCGGCGTCGGGGTCGTAGTTGTGTGCCTGCCAGAGCACGTCGAACGCCCGGTCGCGCGAATCGGTTCCGACGCCGGCGACGTACGCCCAGTTGCCGTAGTTCGAGGCGACGTCGTAATCGAGTAGACTGGATTCGTAGTAGGCAGCCCCCCAGCGCCAGTCGATCCGGAGCGTGTTCGCCAGAAAGGAAGCGGCGTTCTGACGGGCGCGGTTGCTCTGATAGCCCGTCGCTGCCAGCTCCCGCATGGCCGCGTCGACGAACGGGAAGCCGGTCTCACCGTCGGCCCACCGCCGGAAGGCAGTCTCGTCGCGGTTCCAAACGATCTCACGGTCCTGGATTCCGCCGGGCGTGAAGTACGCGTCGCCGTGTTTCGCGAGCTGGAACTGGAAGAAGTCACGCCAGCGCAACTCGAACACCAGCCAGTACGTCGAGTCGTTCGAGACGCGCTCGCGCTCGTATCGATCGACCGCCCGCTTGACCCGTCGCGGCGACAGACAGCCCTGTGCGAGCCACGGCGAGAACTTCGAGGAGAAGTCCATCCCGAGCAATCCGTTTCGCGTCTCACGGTACTCCCGCAGCCGGTCGCGCTCGAAAATATACGTCTGCAGTCGCTCCAGGGCCGCCGACTCCCCGCCGGGGACGGGCATCGGCGTGTCGTCGCCGGGTGTGTCATCCGTCCGTTCGTCGTATCCCAGCTCCGACAGCGTCGGGATCGACCCCCCATCCATGTCGGGTGTGGGAACCGACTCGGGCGGAGCCAGTGGCTCGGGAACTGACGAGTTCGCTTCCACGCTGTCTTTCCAGGGCGTGAACGTGTCCTGGACGTGCTCGATTGCCGTCGGCAGGTCTTCGATCGCGTGTAGCGTGTGGGTCCAGTGGGTCGTCAGATCGACGCCGACTGATTCGAGTTCGCTCTCGACGGCGGATGCAGTCCGACGCTCCTCAGTTCCGGGAAGCCGCTGGGCGTGGACTGCGTCGGCGTCGACGGACTCGGCGACGGCGGGAACGACTGACCCGGGATCGCCGTGGCGGACGAGCAACTCGCCGTCGCGTTCGTGCATTCGCTGTCGAAGGTCCTGAACGCTCTCGCGGACGAACCGCGCTCGGCGGCGTCCGATCCGAGGTTCGTCGATCCAGCGGCTCCTGGCTCCGAACAGCCCAGGTTCGAACGTGTATAGCGGGACGACGCGGTCGTTTTCTTCGAGGGCCCGCTGGAGCGTCGGGTTATCGTGGACGCGAAGGTCGCGGCGAAACCAGACAACTGCCACATCTGCCATATCCATTGCTGGGCACTACAGCCCCCTTACCACCATGCCGAAACAGTTTGATGTCGGGCCGATCGCACGAAATCTGGCCGTTCGCTATGTATCGACGACTGTGATATCTGGCCGTTCGCTATGCATCGACGACTGTGACCCGAAGTTCGCGCGTACGAGGTCCGTCACACTCGACCAACAGTGCTGATTGCCAGGTGCCGAGATCAAGCTGGCCGTCGCTGACGGGAACGGTCACGCTCGGCCCGACGAGTAGCGCCCGGACGTGACCGTCAGCGTTGTCGTCGATCTCGTCGTGTGCCCACCCCGTATCCGGAACGAGCTGATCCAGCGCGTCGGCCAGATCCCCGAGGAGGTCAATCCGCTTCGTTGACTGTCACCCCAGCGGTCGTGTGCTGCACGAACACCGTCGCGACTCCGTCCGCGTTCTCCGGCAGCGCTTCGGTGACAGCGTCCGTTACGTCTAAAACCTCCGATCGGTCGTTCGTCTCGACCGAAACTGTCGGCATACCCGCTGCATCGCAAGTTGACGGTATAAACACAGTTGATAGATAGAAAATATACTAATTAATAGAAATATATAATAACTAATAGGACGAACGTTCGGGCATGGACACGATAACGATCCTCATCGCTGTCGGACAGGAAGACAGGGAACGAGCCGAGCGGATGGCCAAGACGGTGCGCACGGTCGTCGGCGATCGGGAATCGCGGGTGCTCGTCGGACACGTGCTGACCGAATCCGAATACGAGCAGACGGCCGAGCGGCTGGAACCGGCGACAGACGCCGAGACTAAAGCCATGTCAGCGGCGCGGCCCGAAACGAGCGTGGCGTACGCCGGTACAGCCGGCGAAACGTCGGCCCCGGGTGAAGCCGAGCTACCGACCGAAGCAGCCGTCAAGCGGGTCATCGGCCAGCGGACAGTCGTTCGCGATCTGGTCGAGACACTTCAGGAGGCCGGATTCGAGCCCGAAGTGCTCGGCGGCGTCGGTGATCCCGCCGAGGGCATCGTCGCGATGATCGACGACCACGACGCGGATTTCGTCGTAATTGGTGGCCGCGACCGCTCGCCGACCAGACAGGCGATGTTCGGCAGCGTCTCTCAGGAGATCCTTCGATCCGCGCGTTGTCCGGCCATCTCCGTGCGAGGGATGGACGAAGTCTGACTCAACGCAGCCACTCGTCCGGTTTCGTGTCGTAGTCGATGTCGGTCGCCGCGAGGTGCTCGACGTCCTCCCAGGGGACGTCCTCGACGGTGACGTGCGCACCGTCGTAGCGCAGCCGGCGGCCGACTTCGGTCGGGTCGGGCTCTCGGTCCCGGCGTCGGGCGACCTCGACGTCGCTCTCGTCGTACTCCTTGTCGATGGTCAGCAAGTTCACGGGCCGTCCCCAGAGTTCGAACACGCGCTTGAGTACCTCCGTGGCCCGTTTGTCGTCGAGGACGACCCCGTTGTACCGGTGGGCCAACAGCAGCTCGCCGGCGTTGTCGTAGTTACCGTCCGCGACGACGATCGTGGGCTTCCCGAAGTTGGTGAACTGCAACAGCAGCTTCTTTTTGACGTCCTCGTGATCGGTCGAGGAGACGCGGAACTCCCCCGACTTCTGGGAGTGTTCGTATGCGAAGTAGTCGTTCGCATCGACGAACTCTTCGGTGAGAAACGCCTCCAGGAACGTCACGTCGTTGTGGCTCTGGCGGACCTCGCGCATCCGGTCCCAGCCGCGAGCGTACTCGACATCGGCGAGTGCCGCCTCGACGCTTCCATAGCGGCTGTCGTCGAAGAGGTAGCGGCTGATCCGCTCTAGCTCTTCCAGACCGATCCGGCCCAGGAACCCGCGGTTCTGTGCCTGGACCAGCGAGTAATGTCGCTGGACCAGTCCGTCGTAGGTGAGGACCGTCCAGGGGTAGGTCTCGACGTCGATCGCTCCGCTTCGAGCGCGTTCGAGTGCCTTCGCGTCGATACGTGGATCGTCCGGGTCGATCTCGTCGAGATGGCCCGGCACGTCTTCGAGCCACGCCGGCGGCTCCAGGACCGACCGGACCGCACCGAAGTCGACGGTATCACGGAAGTTCCGCCAGGTGATCCCGTCGACTTTGAGGAGTCGCTCGACGACTTCCCGCCGGTTGGCGGTGTTCTCGACGTACTGCCACAACTCCAGTCCGAGTTTGTACGGGTTGAGTCCGCCCGAGCCGAGCACCTTCGACATGTGATCGGCGTAGGTGACAAACTCGTCGTCGGCCGCAAAGCCCTCACCGACCATCATGACCGACTCCCAGTAGCTAGCCCACCCCTCGTTGAGCACCTTCGTCATCTTCTGGGGGGCGAAGTAGTAGGATTCCCGACGGACGATCTCCAGGACCTCCTTCTGCCAGTCGGTCATCTCGATGGCCTTCCCGGCTCCCTCGTCGTGCTGCTTGCCGTGTTTTCGGAGGAATCCGACGACGTCTCTCTCGGGAGTGTCCGGGAACGAGACTGACCCGTCGTCGTCACTCTGGGTGTCGAGCCACTCCTCGTCGAACACCTGCTGGCGCACCTCTTCGGTGAGATCCAGATCGTCCAGGTGATCGGCCACGTCGGCGGTGTCGAGGTCCTCGGTCCTCTCGTCGGTCACGACGGGCGCGTACGGGCGGTGCTGGTCGATGGTGTCCTCCAGACAGAGAACGTGATCGATCCACTTTTCGACCTCACCCCGGTCGATCTCGGGGTCGGTCATGTATTCCTCGATCGTCTCGGCGTGGCGGGCGAGCATCGCCGTGGCGTCCGGCCCCGACTCCGGCCGAGCGTCGGATCGGTTGTCCGGCGCTTCGTCCCGGCCGGTGAACAGTCCGAACCACTCGTTGTTCGCGAAGAAATCGGCGTGGGCCTCGACGTGAGTGATGACCGCCTTCTGGTCGGCCAGGGTGTTTGACTCTTGGAG comes from the Halapricum desulfuricans genome and includes:
- a CDS encoding AMP-dependent synthetase/ligase; translated protein: MDTRSWRDAEREHTDAVVGRDTLAEMFEGAADRNAAQDAQLYKTGCYERTLPATETPGSESGRYRALTYAEMRESVRHLAAGFRELGVGSDDRVGIFANTRMEWAQTDFALLAAGGVVTTVYTESSPQQVGFLLGDPDAIGVVVENGDLLDRVLEVEDDLDLEFIVAMDEIYGHGDREDIYTLGEVARLGADAFEESAYRGWLGERDPGDLATLIYTSGTTGTPKGVKLTHWNLRSNVNQTRKRIGPRPDKPEDVPTLDSGTRTISFLPLAHVFERTAGHFLMFATGATVGYAESPDTIPEDINKIRPQTGTSVPRIYERIFGRMRDTAGETATKQRIFEWAVDVARAYARADPPGPLLRAKHRLADYLVYESVRSRLGGNVEFMVSGGGSLGTELAELFLGMGLPILEGYGLTETSPVVSVNPPEDVRPGTLGPPVVDVETRLDTELVTDEEFPDAEGEVGELQVKGPNVYPGYWELPEDTERVFTDDGWFRTGDIVEQTADGYLIYRDRMKQILVLDTGKNVAPGRIENEFATSERVEQIMAVGDGQKFVSALIAPNFERLERWAEREGIDLPDDRTRLCQDERVRQWIGEEVERVNENLEPVEQVKQFRLTPEEWTPDNELLTPSLKKKRRTILQRFNNQVEDIYEE
- a CDS encoding DASH family cryptochrome; translated protein: MADVAVVWFRRDLRVHDNPTLQRALEENDRVVPLYTFEPGLFGARSRWIDEPRIGRRRARFVRESVQDLRQRMHERDGELLVRHGDPGSVVPAVAESVDADAVHAQRLPGTEERRTASAVESELESVGVDLTTHWTHTLHAIEDLPTAIEHVQDTFTPWKDSVEANSSVPEPLAPPESVPTPDMDGGSIPTLSELGYDERTDDTPGDDTPMPVPGGESAALERLQTYIFERDRLREYRETRNGLLGMDFSSKFSPWLAQGCLSPRRVKRAVDRYERERVSNDSTYWLVFELRWRDFFQFQLAKHGDAYFTPGGIQDREIVWNRDETAFRRWADGETGFPFVDAAMRELAATGYQSNRARQNAASFLANTLRIDWRWGAAYYESSLLDYDVASNYGNWAYVAGVGTDSRDRAFDVLWQAHNYDPDAEYVRHWVPELADLPPRYAHEPWRMDADEQARYGVELRVEYPEPIVDPNMHFDGPSS
- a CDS encoding universal stress protein codes for the protein MDTITILIAVGQEDRERAERMAKTVRTVVGDRESRVLVGHVLTESEYEQTAERLEPATDAETKAMSAARPETSVAYAGTAGETSAPGEAELPTEAAVKRVIGQRTVVRDLVETLQEAGFEPEVLGGVGDPAEGIVAMIDDHDADFVVIGGRDRSPTRQAMFGSVSQEILRSARCPAISVRGMDEV
- a CDS encoding SpoVR family protein; translated protein: MIDERIEAQRIADNLQEPVEKAGELAEKLGLTPYPVNYWIVDYDEMNELIAYGGFQERYPHWRWGMQYDRQRKQSQFLGGKAFEIVNNDNPAHAFLQESNTLADQKAVITHVEAHADFFANNEWFGLFTGRDEAPDNRSDARPESGPDATAMLARHAETIEEYMTDPEIDRGEVEKWIDHVLCLEDTIDQHRPYAPVVTDERTEDLDTADVADHLDDLDLTEEVRQQVFDEEWLDTQSDDDGSVSFPDTPERDVVGFLRKHGKQHDEGAGKAIEMTDWQKEVLEIVRRESYYFAPQKMTKVLNEGWASYWESVMMVGEGFAADDEFVTYADHMSKVLGSGGLNPYKLGLELWQYVENTANRREVVERLLKVDGITWRNFRDTVDFGAVRSVLEPPAWLEDVPGHLDEIDPDDPRIDAKALERARSGAIDVETYPWTVLTYDGLVQRHYSLVQAQNRGFLGRIGLEELERISRYLFDDSRYGSVEAALADVEYARGWDRMREVRQSHNDVTFLEAFLTEEFVDANDYFAYEHSQKSGEFRVSSTDHEDVKKKLLLQFTNFGKPTIVVADGNYDNAGELLLAHRYNGVVLDDKRATEVLKRVFELWGRPVNLLTIDKEYDESDVEVARRRDREPDPTEVGRRLRYDGAHVTVEDVPWEDVEHLAATDIDYDTKPDEWLR